Below is a genomic region from Equus caballus isolate H_3958 breed thoroughbred chromosome X, TB-T2T, whole genome shotgun sequence.
TGCAGCCCTGGGCCCAGAGAATGGCCAGGGCATTGGGATCCCTCCTACTCTTCCGGACTGTGCCTGGCAGGACTACTTAGACCACAGGAAGCAAGGGAGACCAAGCATCTCTTTCAGGAAACCAAAGGCAAAGCCGACCCCACCAAAACGTAGCTCATCGCTGAGGAAGTCCGATGGAAATGCAGACATTTCTGAGAAGAAAGAACCAAAGATAAGCAGTGGCCAGCTCCCGCCTCATAGTTCCAGGGAAATGAAGCTGCCTCTTGATTTCTCCAACACGCCTTCTCGAATGGAAAATGCCAGTCTTCCCACCAAGCAGGAACCTTCTTGGATGAACCAGAGTGAACATGGTATTAAGGAACCTCAGTTAGACACTTCAGATATTCCACCATTCAAAGATGAAGGTGCTGAATCAACTCACTATGCAGACCTCTGGCTTCTAAATGACTTGAAAACAAATGATCCTTACAGATCTTTATCTAATTCAAGCACTGCTACGGGTACCACAGTTATCGAATGCATCAAATCTCCAGAGAGCTCTGAATCCCAAACATCCCAGTCAGAATCAAGAGCCACCACCCCATCCCTTCCTTCTGTTGACAATGAGTTTAAACTGGCTTCACCAGAAAAGCTGGCTGGCTTGGCATCTCCATCAAGTGGCTACTCAAGCCAGTCTGAAACGCCAACATCCTCTTTCCCTACAGCTTTCTTTTCTGGTCCATTGTCTCCTGGAGGTAGCAAAAGAAAACCGAAAGTCCCAGAAAGGAAATCCTCACTACAGCAACCCTCTTTAAAAGATGGAGCTCTATCACTGAGTAAAGATCTTGAACTTCCAATTATACCTCCTACCCATCTTGACCTAAGTGCTCTTCATAACGTCTTGAATAAACCATTCCACCACCGTCACCCATTGCATGTTTTTAGTCATAATAAGCAGAACACAGTAGGAGACACACTGAGGTCAAATCCTCCACCGTCCCTTGCAATTACACCGACAGTCCTGAAATCTGTTAACCTTAGGTCCATCAGTAAGTCTGAAGAAGTTAAGCAAAAAGAAGGCAACAATACAGATCTCCCCTACTTAGAGGAAAGCACTCTCACAATGGCTGCCCTGTCTCCAGGTAAGATTAGGCCACATATGGCTAAGAAATCACTATCACGTCAGTACTCCACTGAAGACACCATACTGTCCTTTTTAGACTCCTCTGCAGTGGAAATGGGACCAGATAAACTACAGTTAGAAAAAAACTGTACTTTTGATGTGAAGAATCATTGTGATCCAGAAACAGTAACCTCAGCTGGCAGCAATCTTCTAGATTCAAGTGTCACAAAAGACCAAATACACATGGAGAGTGAGCCTATTCCAGAAAACACACCAAGCAAAAATGGTGACTTTCCCACAGAAGGATTTCAGAGGGTCTCTGCTGCCCGCCCAAATGACTTGGATGGCAAAATACTCCAATATGAAGCTGGTCCAGATGGAGCCCTGGCACAGGTCCAGAAGGCATCCTCTGTAGATCGGGAGGAAGTTGCACACCCTGAGTCTGTGGATGTGCTCACATCTCAGTCAAACTCCCCAACTAGAGTGACAGACATAAGCAATCAACTTAAACATCAACTGGGGATGAGCCGCCACCATGACAAAGTGCCTGGGAATATCAGCTACAAAGCAGAGATATCAACTGCAAATTCATGCCCTGAAAAATGTTCCGAGCAGGAAAATATTGCTTCAGGTATTTCAGCCAAAAGTGCCTCTGATAACAGCGGAGCAGAGGAGACCCACGGAGGTGTGGATGACACTTCATTGAAAGGTCAGTGGTTGATAACTTTGTCACAATGGAAAGGTGTCTCATGGTACTTTCTGAAGTTTTTCTTCCTTACATTCCCTATAACACATTACAGCCCTGAGTATTGGTTTCCCTCCACTATTTCTCTTCACTTATTAAAacaattgaggggccggccctgtggccaagcgattaagttcgcgcgctccgcttcggcagcccagggtttcacaggttcagatcccgggcgcagacatggtaccgctcatcaggccacgctgaggcagcatcccgcatgccacaaccagaaggacccacaactaaaaatacacaactgtgtaccagggggctttggggagaaaaaggaaaaataaaatctttaaaaacaacaacaaaaaaaccaattgAGATAAAACCTTTTGTTATTGAGGGACTAAGCTGTGACAGATatctctctcatttaaaaaatggcagTGAGGTaactgttgtttattttttccctgaatCAGTGAAGCGCAGCAGTGTGCCGGGTAACTTGCCTAAAGATGGTTTTTGTTCTTAATTTAAGAATCGTCACCGAGTGATGACTCTCTGATTTCACCACTTAGTGAAGACTCTCAggctgaagcagaaggtgtgtTCGTGTCTCCAAACAAACCTCGAACAACTGAGGATTTATTTGCAGTCATTCACAGGTGAGGTAACGATACCAAAGGTTTTGCTCCTTAAGAAACAAATGCTTCTGTCAAATGCAAATATGGGAAAGCCTTGTGTATTTGTAATACattcagcaaaaaacaaaagcaagcaaagaaaagttatttttccagATCAAACTGATAGACATATTCAAGTTGGGAAATATGAATCTTCATATATAGATAGACCTCAATTGAGAGACTTTCATAAGAATTGTtgagagaagattttttttcctagaaaatacATTCTGaatcagatttttatttgaaaacaatttgtgGTTAAGCAACTTAGAGTGAAAGCTCAAACTCTAGTGTAATCTCtgacttttaaataatttcctgaACCTAAAAACCATGCTCATAGCTGTAATCCTACACTAGCAGAGATAAATGTCAGTTGATTCACGAAACCGTCAGAGCTCCAAGGTTGAGACAAAACAGTGTATAAGCCTGCCCTTTTCATAGCTCAGAACAACTAATCACTGctcccttttttccctcttttcctaaaacttaaatttctttaataacaCAGGCCTTCTAACATAACATAGGCTCCATATCCCACTGACAGGGGATGTCCTCTGCGCTGCTTTTCCAGGACAGCGTAGGGTCCATACTGCCCGTTCACATTCTCTCATCTGCCCTCTGCACCCTTGTGATCAAGTCCCATATTTGCAAGAACGCTCCTCACAGCCTGTGTCTGAAGAACAGAGCAAGAACTAGCTCTTGGAAACTAAACCCAATCCAACTCAACTATCCAATCCTGATGTGCCTGCTCCTTTCACAACCGTGACTGCCCTCTTCCACTAGAGCTTGGTGACCTAGATGGGACTCCCAAGAGACAAAACGTGGGGACTGTCTTTGCTACCTCATAAAGTTAAACTTTTTGAAGCAAGCTCTTTGCAGGCAGCTTGCCATCATTTTTCCTGGGATTCTACCTGTTAAGGGAACTTGTGTTTTCTGTTGATGTGGTTCTCTTGTAAAGAAGGAGCACTACTCTTCAACACCTTTTTAAAGGAGCCAATCAGCAATGCCTTGTGTGTATACCTTAGCAGGCACACTTCTCCTCTCAGACAGTAAAGAATCATTAGTTTAGTTTTATTTGCCCCTGTGTGTAGTCTAAGCTCCAATTATATTCCCCTTGCCCCTACAATTTATCCTCAACCTTAGGACGAGTTACTAAAATGCTATATAAGTTAAAGAACCAAGTTCTTGCCCCACAGAACCAAATGCTAGTGTCTGTAATAGTGGGTAGAACATAAGTAgtggagtcagaaagacctggaaTTGAATCTCAACACTGCCACTTCCTATCCAGTCTTGAGTCAGTTAAAACCTCTGTACCTATCCCCTTAATGTAAATGGGGATACCTAAAGCTCACATATTCAGTTCTgatgataaaataacattttagtgTTCAGAATAATGGTAGGTGCTAAAAGTCAATGTTAGTTGGAAACTTCTACCCTATTGGAGTGCCAAACACTGGCATATGCAAGACAACAGCCACAAGGGTTTCAGTGAACCAAAATCAGGCTGGTCTCCAATTGGAAAGCTGACATTTTCTCTACTCTGTGGATTTTGAGGTTGGTGAGAGAGCTTGTTGCCAATAGTTATCAATGAACTGAGTCACAATGAAGATTCAATTTACGCCTGTTTACttatcaaaagaaataatatgatGATGGGTGCCTAGGTTTGGTAGACACTGAGTTTCGTAATCTTAGATTTGCATTTGTgtaggatttatttatttatgtgcaGCGCAGTGACAggaatgattttgttttcttgagaGCTTACAGTATACAGAGCTTTAAGAGCTCCAGAGGTGGTCCAGATTTTTAGCTCCTCACAGAAAACTGGCTTACTGATTAATACACTGTTGATGTTCCTAGGCAGCAATGAAAAATGGTATTTGCAGCCAAAAATGGATTGACAATTAAAAAGTCGTgtaagaaatttttttatatagaGGAACTTATAAAGTAGACAGAATAGTGTAATGcaccacccacccccaaccccgaCACACATGTCTATCACCCAAGCCTATCAACCATCAACCTATGGCAAATCTTGTTCCATCCATACCTCCATCCACTTTGGTCTTCTGGTTTTCATTGGAAGCCAACCCCAGACATCAGAGCATTTTATCTGTGTTGCAGAGACAGATTTAATGAGAGAAAGCTACAGTCCTTCACTACCTACACTCTAACCAGAAGTGAGATAGCAGTATTTTCTTATACTCTTATAAAACATCCCAATAAGTCCTCCTCTAGAACCTCTAGCCTTCACATTAGTCATTATTTGAAATGGTCGTTTCCAGAACCTAATTTATGTCCACTGGTTATCGGAGAATTTCCCACAGGCTGTGAGTGAAATAAGGGCGAGGGACGTATCTGACTCCTCTTCCCCACAGCCAAATGCTTAGTATTTTTATCGGATAGGGTGCACCAAAATACTCTTTAAGGAGATGCGTGAATGTGACTCAACACTTGTAGTTTCATAAAAGTGCATGTGGTTTgagatatttccttttcttaaaaggtCCAAGAGGAAAGTACTTGGAAGAAAAGATTCTGGGGACATGTCTGTTCGAAGCAAATCAAGAGCTTCCcttggcagcagcagcagcagcagcagcagcactggcTCCGTCACTTCACCTAACAGCAATGTGACCACCCCAAACAGCCAGAGGTCTCCTGGCCTCATCTACCGAAATGCCAAAAAGTCCAACACATCGAACGAAGAGTTTAAGCTGTTACTCCTCAAGAAAGGCAGTCGCTCGGATTCCAGTTACCGTATGTCTGCTACCGAGATCCTGAAGAGTCCCATCCTGCCCAAACCTCCTGGGGAGCTCACAGCCGAGTCCCCCCAAAGCACCCATGAGGCCCATCAGGGGGCGCCTGGGGCCGAGGCACTGTCCCCACTCTCTCCATGCACCCCGCGAGTTAATGCAGAAGGGTTTTCCTCAAAGAATTTTGCCACCTCAGCATCGGCAAGGGTTGGACGTTCCCGGGCACCCCCTGCAGCCAGCAGCAGCCGCTACAGTGTCCGCTGCAGGCTGTACAACGCACCCATGCAGGCCATCTCTGAGGGCGAGACGGAAAATTCTGACGGAAGCCCGCACGACGACCGATCCTCCCAGAGTTCAACATAAGTGGCCTGTGCCAGGCTGGCTGTCAAAGGCCAAAACCCTTAGCTATATGAGGACGGAGGAATAGCACAGAGGACTTGGGAGAAGTCAGGACACCATGGGGTACCATCACTGCTTACCAATGAATTCCTAAATATTTGCTGGGGAAGCGGAAGGTGGTTTGATCTTTCTtgattattttccatgtttttaagTAGCTGCactgtctttcatatttttctttagcttAGTTTGATTTATCCAATCTCATTCCTTTTGATAATATAGAATTCGAAAATGTCTGCTTTTCGTGGAACTTAGAAAAAGATTTCCCAGAGCTGCCTATTCAGAAAACAAAGCCCTCACTGTCATAATTCTTAAGATGAAATTACTCTGGAGGTTTGgtatttttttacattaaaatgaacTAAAGcaaaatttagaagaaagaacTACACACATGTAAATAccatatttttgataaaaatgtgTAAATAGATTTATCAATGATGAGTGGACATGTGGCCAATTATCTACCACACACCAACTGTTTATAGAACACAACAAATAAAGTGTAATAATTGTATTCTGTGAATACCATTTTCATATCAAATACCATATTTAAATGTCCACCAATATGATTTCTGAGTGATAAACCTCAATATGAATCTTAAAGTGGTGAAATAAAGGAAATCCTGAGGTCATATATGGAGtgtgattaatttaaaataatgaattcagACCTAACCATTTTTGTGACAAATTGCAGCACCCAACAAGCTAATAGTAACATGTGGCTGTGATTGGCCACGTGGTGATTCGGACAGAATGAAAAGCatgcttttgatttttcttttaaatcaatgAGAGAAATCTCGTTCTCAACACAAAGCCCTGAACAACAGCATTTGACAGTGTCCTTTAGACTTTAATTTTTCAGCGGATTGCTTTAAAGAGAATGAGTAGGGACAACAATAGCTAATTTTAGGTTATGTTTTATATTAGGCTACTGGGGACATAAACAGTCATAATCTAATGACTATAATCTTTAAACTCCTTAAACAGTTTAGCAATGAGCTCCAGGTTTTTTAACtaacaaaagtaaaacataaGCATGCCACAGAGCTGTTGATTTATCAGTCAGTACCTGCAGTGAGTTTTCAGTGAAGCTCTCTGTGCTTATGAGATTCATGCTACCTACAAATGAACAGAAATGACACTGTGAACAACGTAGTTGGGAAATAGGTATGTGTATATGCATTATTTATATTCGCTGTTAAACTGGGAATGGGGAACAGCTCTGGTTCACAATGCTACATGCAACTGAGTTTTTGTCTGATTTTACTATATCTGCTTGATGGCAAAAGGGGAGGGGTGGCGGGTGGGAGAGGAAATGTCAGGGCAAGTGCTCTGATAAAATGAAGGCAGGGAAACAAGCTGAATTACTTGAAATTACTTGAATTTTCTTgtcttaaaactgaaaaaaatgtagTTACAAGTTGAAATCTGCAAATGGTTTTTACACCTCTGATTTTAACATGAACTGATACTAATGTTTGAAATGATATGTCAGAAATATAAGCAGCTATGTACTTAGAATATGTTTTGAATGGGAGAAGGTAGAAAGTAGAAAGAACCAAGAAGGGATGTGGCCTATACAAGAATAGAATGTGATTAGAATGATAGAACATACCAGAGTTACTAAGAAATTGATAAGCGGCTGGCTTTAAGCTTATGCAAGTGGTATTTGGGAAAGTAGGATGTGTGGAAGGGGGTTTGTGGTTTTGGTTTAATTCATGCAATATGAAGGAGAAAGCCTGGTCTAAGAAGATGCTGTCTTTTAATAGAAACACTTTCTAAGATGTTACAGATAAGAATTAGAGAATCTGATTGCTGTTGGTttgtttggaaagaaaaaagtatggcTTCTTCTACTATTTGTTTTCATGATCAAATTGTGTTTCTTAATTTCTAGTCatccttatatgtaaaatgggtGCTGGGGGTGGTGGGGTAGAGCagggagaatgtgtgtgtgtgtgtgtgtgtgtgtgagagagagctTGTGCTAGGATAGATAAGCTACTTGGTAAAGGGTACATTCGAACATTTACAAAGTGTTATACTTTTTATCAAATGAAAAATGTTTGGGGGTTTGAAAACATAGACCATCATTTCTCATTGGAACCCATTAGTTAAGAAAACCAGCATGGTTTAACACCACATGGGAACATGAAGAACTTTTCTCATGCTTTGAAAAGTACActtggcaaaattttaaaagtaaagttttTAGACAAATGTGATAAGAAACAGTCATTTCCAGTCACAATAGGTGATCTTTTGTAACTTTCATAAAAGCAGTTCGTTTGCAGTATGGCTTTTGTGTAGTTAGGAGTTTTTTAAGCGTAAAGAAAGGTATATGGGCTTTAAAAATGATTCTAAATCTTGAATAGAAAACACATGAATTGGTTTAATAAATATGTCACCTTTTTATTATTGACATTAATTTAAGTAATGGtaccatatatatttaaaaatacatattgacTTGAATTGTGAGGCAATAAGATACCTTCTATATGTAATGATCACAGAACTAACCCTTATAACatagttttacttattttgtttactCTAAAAATCTATAGCAgagtttctctattttatatttcatagatttaaaaaaacccaaataaagaTGGATTTTAAATTCACTGTGGAAAAGAGTAGTGAGTAACAAACTGAGTAAAAAAGCAAGAAATCCCTTAGTAATCTGGAAGAGTTTACATGACTTTATTACATAGCATATAAAACCAAGATTTAGAGGGCTGTCTTCAGCGTCACTACCGTCTTGAAGCAGGGCACACACGTTAGGTATTGTGAAAACATCAATCcaaacttttcttctgtttgCACTGATGCtgatttttagttcttttgtttATACAACATGTCTATGTTGTGTGGGGAAAATTTTTTCCcttactttttgattttttttggctAAGTAGAGGACATGGACTAGTTGTAGCAAACAAAACACACCGTTTGCTCTTGCCAAAGGTCAGTGAGTGAGTACATttgctgcagtggtggcagaCTTAGAGAACTAGATCATGACAAAGATTTAAAACTATGAAGAAGGTTACAGTGTAACTATTTCGGTACTAGAACCAGTTCATGCTGGCCGAAAAGACAATGGTTTATGGACTTGCatccattttgtatttttgtaatatttgtaaatatgaaCTTTTTAAATCGTTGCAAAAATGGTTTCTTTTGTAAGATGTTTTCAACGTTTACATTCAATTCAAGCCTTTGTATATTTTAGAGCTGTGCAACACTTTAagtcttgtatttatttttagtaaaaatgGTGACAGTTTCGTTGTGAACCCCTCTCAAAAAAATGTACCAGAAAAGTTTGATTACCTAGAAAGTGTGTATAGAAACTGCAAATAAACGTGACTGCAATTAAACAACTGGTTTCTCTCTTCATTGTTATGTAATTGCATTCTTGGGGTTTCACGGACAGCAAGTGTTTCACAGGGAACTGGACATAAAGGAGAGGCAGTGCTATAGCAAAAGTAGgggcaaaataataaatattgtctCTATAATGGGCTCTAATCTAGTTTTGTATTTGAGAGGAGAAAGAATACAGTTCCAATGTCCTGTATACCTTCCTTGCAGCTCCTCTGTGGGCCAGGAAAAGATTTATGGCTTTACTCTGGAATACTCACCTGCTTTGCTTCTGATAATTACTCAGATTGTGCCTCCTTTC
It encodes:
- the NHS gene encoding actin remodeling regulator NHS isoform X6, with translation MPLACCMPKNAAVSNLDIESKLSVYYRAPWHQQRNIFLPATRPPCVEELHRHARQSLQALRREHRSRSDRREQRATVPLSVGAPPLPAYPPAHSQRRREVKDRHFLTSHPPEDEDTDVMLGQRPKNPVHNIPSTLDKQTNWSKALPLPTPEEKMKQDAQVISSCIIPINVTGVGFDREASIRCSLVHSQSVLQRRRKLRRRKTISGIPRRVQQEIDSDESPVARERNVIVHTNPDPSNTANRRSGTRDSECQTEDILIAAPSRRRIRAQRGQSIAASLSHSAGNISALADKGDTMFTTAVSSRTRSRSLPREGNRGGDAEPKVGAKPSAYEEGEPFVGDRERTSNDCSEAPSSPSAQEHQPALGLSCSQHLHSPQHKLSERGRSRLSRMATDSGSCDISSNSDTFGSPIHCISTAGVLLSSHMDQKDDHQSSSGNWSGSSSTCPSQTSETIPPAASPPLTGSSHCDSELSLNTAPHANEDTSVFVTEQYNDHLDKVRGHRANSFTSTVADLLDDPNNSNTSDSEWNYLHHHHDASCRQDFSPERPKADSLGCPSFTSMATYDSFLEKSPSDKADTSSHFSVDTEGYYTSMHFDCGLKGSKSYVCHYAALGPENGQGIGIPPTLPDCAWQDYLDHRKQGRPSISFRKPKAKPTPPKRSSSLRKSDGNADISEKKEPKISSGQLPPHSSREMKLPLDFSNTPSRMENASLPTKQEPSWMNQSEHGIKEPQLDTSDIPPFKDEGAESTHYADLWLLNDLKTNDPYRSLSNSSTATGTTVIECIKSPESSESQTSQSESRATTPSLPSVDNEFKLASPEKLAGLASPSSGYSSQSETPTSSFPTAFFSGPLSPGGSKRKPKVPERKSSLQQPSLKDGALSLSKDLELPIIPPTHLDLSALHNVLNKPFHHRHPLHVFSHNKQNTVGDTLRSNPPPSLAITPTVLKSVNLRSISKSEEVKQKEGNNTDLPYLEESTLTMAALSPGKIRPHMAKKSLSRQYSTEDTILSFLDSSAVEMGPDKLQLEKNCTFDVKNHCDPETVTSAGSNLLDSSVTKDQIHMESEPIPENTPSKNGDFPTEGFQRVSAARPNDLDGKILQYEAGPDGALAQVQKASSVDREEVAHPESVDVLTSQSNSPTRVTDISNQLKHQLGMSRHHDKVPGNISYKAEISTANSCPEKCSEQENIASGISAKSASDNSGAEETHGGVDDTSLKESSPSDDSLISPLSEDSQAEAEGVFVSPNKPRTTEDLFAVIHRSKRKVLGRKDSGDMSVRSKSRASLGSSSSSSSSTGSVTSPNSNVTTPNSQRSPGLIYRNAKKSNTSNEEFKLLLLKKGSRSDSSYRMSATEILKSPILPKPPGELTAESPQSTHEAHQGAPGAEALSPLSPCTPRVNAEGFSSKNFATSASARVGRSRAPPAASSSRYSVRCRLYNAPMQAISEGETENSDGSPHDDRSSQSST
- the NHS gene encoding actin remodeling regulator NHS isoform X7, which produces MLGQRPKNPVHNIPSTLDKQTNWSKALPLPTPEEKMKQDAQVISSCIIPINVTGVGFDREASIRCSLVHSQSVLQRRRKLRRRKTISGIPRRVQQEIDSDESPVARERNVIVHTNPDPSNTANRRSGTRDSECQTEDILIAAPSRRRIRAQRGQSIAASLSHSAGNISALADKGDTMFTTAVSSRTRSRSLPREGNRGGDAEPKVGAKPSAYEEGEPFVGDRERTSNDCSEAPSSPSAQEHQPALGLSCSQHLHSPQHKLSERGRSRLSRMATDSGSCDISSNSDTFGSPIHCISTAGVLLSSHMDQKDDHQSSSGNWSGSSSTCPSQTSETIPPAASPPLTGSSHCDSELSLNTAPHANEDTSVFVTEQYNDHLDKVRGHRANSFTSTVADLLDDPNNSNTSDSEWNYLHHHHDASCRQDFSPERPKADSLGCPSFTSMATYDSFLEKSPSDKADTSSHFSVDTEGYYTSMHFDCGLKGSKSYVCHYAALGPENGQGIGIPPTLPDCAWQDYLDHRKQGRPSISFRKPKAKPTPPKRSSSLRKSDGNADISEKKEPKISSGQLPPHSSREMKLPLDFSNTPSRMENASLPTKQEPSWMNQSEHGIKEPQLDTSDIPPFKDEGAESTHYADLWLLNDLKTNDPYRSLSNSSTATGTTVIECIKSPESSESQTSQSESRATTPSLPSVDNEFKLASPEKLAGLASPSSGYSSQSETPTSSFPTAFFSGPLSPGGSKRKPKVPERKSSLQQPSLKDGALSLSKDLELPIIPPTHLDLSALHNVLNKPFHHRHPLHVFSHNKQNTVGDTLRSNPPPSLAITPTVLKSVNLRSISKSEEVKQKEGNNTDLPYLEESTLTMAALSPGKIRPHMAKKSLSRQYSTEDTILSFLDSSAVEMGPDKLQLEKNCTFDVKNHCDPETVTSAGSNLLDSSVTKDQIHMESEPIPENTPSKNGDFPTEGFQRVSAARPNDLDGKILQYEAGPDGALAQVQKASSVDREEVAHPESVDVLTSQSNSPTRVTDISNQLKHQLGMSRHHDKVPGNISYKAEISTANSCPEKCSEQENIASGISAKSASDNSGAEETHGGVDDTSLKESSPSDDSLISPLSEDSQAEAEGVFVSPNKPRTTEDLFAVIHRSKRKVLGRKDSGDMSVRSKSRASLGSSSSSSSSTGSVTSPNSNVTTPNSQRSPGLIYRNAKKSNTSNEEFKLLLLKKGSRSDSSYRMSATEILKSPILPKPPGELTAESPQSTHEAHQGAPGAEALSPLSPCTPRVNAEGFSSKNFATSASARVGRSRAPPAASSSRYSVRCRLYNAPMQAISEGETENSDGSPHDDRSSQSST
- the NHS gene encoding actin remodeling regulator NHS isoform X1, giving the protein MPFAKRIVEPQWLCRQRRPAPGPVEDANGGTNEPPPPLQPPGRRDEAVAPGPEDPPRAPPAPPGPPPPLPTAADQAQPPHGEAPAAGEESPAGVPEAASTAGEASSAAAAAVLLMLDLCAVSNAALARVLRQLSDVARHACSLFQELESDIQLTHRRVWALQGKLGGVQRVLGTLDPKQEAVPVSNLDIESKLSVYYRAPWHQQRNIFLPATRPPCVEELHRHARQSLQALRREHRSRSDRREQRATVPLSVGAPPLPAYPPAHSQRRREVKDRHFLTFNSTRSPSPTECCHMTPWSRKSHPPEDEDTDVMLGQRPKNPVHNIPSTLDKQTNWSKALPLPTPEEKMKQDAQVISSCIIPINVTGVGFDREASIRCSLVHSQSVLQRRRKLRRRKTISGIPRRVQQEIDSDESPVARERNVIVHTNPDPSNTANRRSGTRDSECQTEDILIAAPSRRRIRAQRGQSIAASLSHSAGNISALADKGDTMFTTAVSSRTRSRSLPREGNRGGDAEPKVGAKPSAYEEGEPFVGDRERTSNDCSEAPSSPSAQEHQPALGLSCSQHLHSPQHKLSERGRSRLSRMATDSGSCDISSNSDTFGSPIHCISTAGVLLSSHMDQKDDHQSSSGNWSGSSSTCPSQTSETIPPAASPPLTGSSHCDSELSLNTAPHANEDTSVFVTEQYNDHLDKVRGHRANSFTSTVADLLDDPNNSNTSDSEWNYLHHHHDASCRQDFSPERPKADSLGCPSFTSMATYDSFLEKSPSDKADTSSHFSVDTEGYYTSMHFDCGLKGSKSYVCHYAALGPENGQGIGIPPTLPDCAWQDYLDHRKQGRPSISFRKPKAKPTPPKRSSSLRKSDGNADISEKKEPKISSGQLPPHSSREMKLPLDFSNTPSRMENASLPTKQEPSWMNQSEHGIKEPQLDTSDIPPFKDEGAESTHYADLWLLNDLKTNDPYRSLSNSSTATGTTVIECIKSPESSESQTSQSESRATTPSLPSVDNEFKLASPEKLAGLASPSSGYSSQSETPTSSFPTAFFSGPLSPGGSKRKPKVPERKSSLQQPSLKDGALSLSKDLELPIIPPTHLDLSALHNVLNKPFHHRHPLHVFSHNKQNTVGDTLRSNPPPSLAITPTVLKSVNLRSISKSEEVKQKEGNNTDLPYLEESTLTMAALSPGKIRPHMAKKSLSRQYSTEDTILSFLDSSAVEMGPDKLQLEKNCTFDVKNHCDPETVTSAGSNLLDSSVTKDQIHMESEPIPENTPSKNGDFPTEGFQRVSAARPNDLDGKILQYEAGPDGALAQVQKASSVDREEVAHPESVDVLTSQSNSPTRVTDISNQLKHQLGMSRHHDKVPGNISYKAEISTANSCPEKCSEQENIASGISAKSASDNSGAEETHGGVDDTSLKESSPSDDSLISPLSEDSQAEAEGVFVSPNKPRTTEDLFAVIHRSKRKVLGRKDSGDMSVRSKSRASLGSSSSSSSSTGSVTSPNSNVTTPNSQRSPGLIYRNAKKSNTSNEEFKLLLLKKGSRSDSSYRMSATEILKSPILPKPPGELTAESPQSTHEAHQGAPGAEALSPLSPCTPRVNAEGFSSKNFATSASARVGRSRAPPAASSSRYSVRCRLYNAPMQAISEGETENSDGSPHDDRSSQSST
- the NHS gene encoding actin remodeling regulator NHS isoform X2, encoding MPFAKRIVEPQWLCRQRRPAPGPVEDANGGTNEPPPPLQPPGRRDEAVAPGPEDPPRAPPAPPGPPPPLPTAADQAQPPHGEAPAAGEESPAGVPEAASTAGEASSAAAAAVLLMLDLCAVSNAALARVLRQLSDVARHACSLFQELESDIQLTHRRVWALQGKLGGVQRVLGTLDPKQEAVPVSNLDIESKLSVYYRAPWHQQRNIFLPATRPPCVEELHRHARQSLQALRREHRSRSDRREQRATVPLSVGAPPLPAYPPAHSQRRREVKDRHFLTSHPPEDEDTDVMLGQRPKNPVHNIPSTLDKQTNWSKALPLPTPEEKMKQDAQVISSCIIPINVTGVGFDREASIRCSLVHSQSVLQRRRKLRRRKTISGIPRRVQQEIDSDESPVARERNVIVHTNPDPSNTANRRSGTRDSECQTEDILIAAPSRRRIRAQRGQSIAASLSHSAGNISALADKGDTMFTTAVSSRTRSRSLPREGNRGGDAEPKVGAKPSAYEEGEPFVGDRERTSNDCSEAPSSPSAQEHQPALGLSCSQHLHSPQHKLSERGRSRLSRMATDSGSCDISSNSDTFGSPIHCISTAGVLLSSHMDQKDDHQSSSGNWSGSSSTCPSQTSETIPPAASPPLTGSSHCDSELSLNTAPHANEDTSVFVTEQYNDHLDKVRGHRANSFTSTVADLLDDPNNSNTSDSEWNYLHHHHDASCRQDFSPERPKADSLGCPSFTSMATYDSFLEKSPSDKADTSSHFSVDTEGYYTSMHFDCGLKGSKSYVCHYAALGPENGQGIGIPPTLPDCAWQDYLDHRKQGRPSISFRKPKAKPTPPKRSSSLRKSDGNADISEKKEPKISSGQLPPHSSREMKLPLDFSNTPSRMENASLPTKQEPSWMNQSEHGIKEPQLDTSDIPPFKDEGAESTHYADLWLLNDLKTNDPYRSLSNSSTATGTTVIECIKSPESSESQTSQSESRATTPSLPSVDNEFKLASPEKLAGLASPSSGYSSQSETPTSSFPTAFFSGPLSPGGSKRKPKVPERKSSLQQPSLKDGALSLSKDLELPIIPPTHLDLSALHNVLNKPFHHRHPLHVFSHNKQNTVGDTLRSNPPPSLAITPTVLKSVNLRSISKSEEVKQKEGNNTDLPYLEESTLTMAALSPGKIRPHMAKKSLSRQYSTEDTILSFLDSSAVEMGPDKLQLEKNCTFDVKNHCDPETVTSAGSNLLDSSVTKDQIHMESEPIPENTPSKNGDFPTEGFQRVSAARPNDLDGKILQYEAGPDGALAQVQKASSVDREEVAHPESVDVLTSQSNSPTRVTDISNQLKHQLGMSRHHDKVPGNISYKAEISTANSCPEKCSEQENIASGISAKSASDNSGAEETHGGVDDTSLKESSPSDDSLISPLSEDSQAEAEGVFVSPNKPRTTEDLFAVIHRSKRKVLGRKDSGDMSVRSKSRASLGSSSSSSSSTGSVTSPNSNVTTPNSQRSPGLIYRNAKKSNTSNEEFKLLLLKKGSRSDSSYRMSATEILKSPILPKPPGELTAESPQSTHEAHQGAPGAEALSPLSPCTPRVNAEGFSSKNFATSASARVGRSRAPPAASSSRYSVRCRLYNAPMQAISEGETENSDGSPHDDRSSQSST